One window of the Macaca thibetana thibetana isolate TM-01 chromosome 1, ASM2454274v1, whole genome shotgun sequence genome contains the following:
- the CEP85 gene encoding centrosomal protein of 85 kDa isoform X1 yields MLLHSLLCIGSRQQQRKIPQKLAQITVMAMQEKYPTEGISHITSPSSNVIQKGSSLGTEWQTPVISEPFRSRFSRCSSVADSGDTAIGTSCSDIAEDFCSSSSSPPFQPIKSHVTIPTAHVMPSTLGTSPAKPNSTPVGPSSSKLPLSGLAESVGMTRNGDLGAMKLSPGLSRDLVYLSGAPGENGIEQSWFPAVGHERQEEARKFDIPSMDSTLNQSAMMETLYSDPHHRVRFHNPRTSTSKELYKVLPEAKKAPGSGAVFERNGPHSNSSGVLPLGLQPAPGLSKPLPSQVWQPSPDTWHPREQSCELSTCRQQLELIRLQMEQMQLQNGAICHHPAAFAPSLPILEPAQWISILNSNEHLLKEKELLIDKQRKHISQLEQKVRESELQVHSALLGRPAPFGDVCLLRLQELQRENTFLRAQFAQKTEALSREKIDLEKKLSASEVEVQLIRESLKVALQKHSEEVKKQEERVKGRDKHINNLKKKCQKESEQNREKQQRIETLERYLADLPTLEDHQKQSQQLKDSELKSTELQEKVTELESLLEETQAICRDRETQLESLRQREAEFSSAGHSLQDKQSVEETSGEGPEVEMESWQKQYDSLQKIVEKQQQKMDQLRSQVQSLEQEVAQEEGTSQALREEAQRRDSALQQLRTAVKELSVQNQDLIEKNLTLQEHLRQAQPGSPPSPDTAQLALELYQELASCLQDLQAVCSIVTQRAQGHDPNLSLLLGIHSAQHPETQLDLQKPDVIKRKLEEVQQLRRDIEDLRTTMSDRYAQDMGENCVTQ; encoded by the exons TTGGCTCAGATAACTGTGATGGCCATGCAGGAGAAATATCCAACTGAGGGGATCTCTCACATCACTTCACCAA GTTCCAATGTGATTCAGAAGGGCAGTTCCCTGGGGACTGAATGGCAGACCCCAGTTATCTCGGAGCCCTTTCGGAGCCGCTTCAGCCGCTGTTCAAGTGTAGCCgacagtggggacacagccattGGTACATCATGCTCAGATATTGCAGAGG ATTTTTGCAGCTCAAGTAGCAGTCCTCCTTTCCAGCCCATCAAAAGCCATGTAACCATTCCAACAGCCCATGTGATGCCTTCTACTTTAGGGACCTCTCCTGCCAAGCCAAATTCTACACCTGTTGGACCCTCTTCCTCCAAACTCCCTTTGTCAGGGTTGGCTGAAAGTGTGGGAATGACAAGAAATGGAGACCTCGGTGCAATGAAACTTTCTCCGGGCCTATCTAGAGATCTCGTGTATCTCTCTGGTGCTCCTGGAGAAAATGGAATTGAGCAGTCCTGGTTTCCAGCGGTGGGCCATGAAAGAcaagaagaggcaaggaagttTGATATTCCTAGCATGGACTCTACCCTCAATCAGTCGGCAATGATGGAGACACTTTATTCAGATCCTCACCACCGAGTCCGCTTCCACAACCCAAGAACCAGCACAAGCAAGGAGTTGTACAAAGTGTTGCCTGAGGCCAAGAAGGCACCGGGCAGCGGGGCAGTGTTTGAGCGGAATGGGCCACATTCTAATAGCAGTGGGGTCCTCCCTTTGGGACTCCAGCCTGCTCCCGGGCTCTCCAAGCCTCTGCCCTCTCAGGTGTGGCAGCCGAGTCCTGACACTTGGCATCCCCGAGAGCAATCTTGTGAACTCAGCACTTGTCGGCAGCAGCTGGAATTGATCCGTTTACAGATGGAGCAAATGCAG CTTCAGAACGGAGCCATCTGCCACCATCCTGCTGCTTTTGCTCCTTCACTGCCCATCTTAGAGCCAGCACAGTGGATCAGCATCTTGAACAGTAATGAACACCTTCTGAAGGAAAAAGAGCTTCTCATTGATAA GCAGAGGAAACACATCTCTCAGCTGGAACAGAAAGTGCGAGAGAGCGAACTGCAAGTCCACAGTGCCCTCTTGGGCCGCCCTGCCCCATTTGGTGATGTCTGCTTGCTGAGGCTACAG GAATTGCAGCGAGAAAACACTTTCTTACGTGCACAGTTTGCACAGAAGACAGAAGCCTTGAGCAGAGAAAAGATTGACCTTGAAAAGAAACTTTCTGCTTCTGAAGTTGAAGTCCAGCTCATCAGAGAGTCGCTCAAAGTGGCGTTGCAGAAGCATTCTGAGGAagtgaagaaacaggaagaaagg GTCAAAGGTCGcgataaacatataaataatttgaaaaagaaatgtcagaaGGAATCAGAGCAGAACCGGGAGAAGCAGCAGCGTATTGAGACCTTGGAGCGCTACCTGGCTGACCTGCCCACCCTGGAAGACCATCAGAAGCAGAGCCAGCAG CTTAAGGATTCTGAGTTGAAGAGCACAGAGCTGCAGGAGAAAGTGACTGAGCTGGAGAGTTTGCTGGAGGAGACCCAGGCAATCTGCAGAGACAGGGAGACTCAACTGGAAagcctgaggcagagagaagcagAATTTTCCTCTGCTGGACATAG CCTGCAAGATAAACAGTCTGTGGAGGAGACCAGTGGAGAAGGTCCAGAAGTGGAAATGGAGTCCTGGCAGAAGCAATACGATTCGCTCCAAAAG ATTGTGGAGAAGCAGCAACAGAAGATGGATCAGTTGCGCTCACAAGTACAG AGCCTAGAGCAGGAAGTGGCTCAAGAAGAAGGAACAAGCCAGGCCCTGAGAGAGGAGGCCCAACGAAGGGATTCAGCCCTGCAGCAGCTGCGCACAGCCGTGAAGGAG CTTTCAGTGCAAAACCAGGACTTGATTGAGAAGAATCTGACACTCCAGGAACACCTGCGCCAGGCCCAACCAGGGTCTCCACCTTCACCAGACACAGCCCAGCTGGCACTTGAGCTGTACCAGGAGTTGGCTAGTTGCCTTCAAGATCTGCAGGCTGTCTGTAGCATTGTGACCCAGAGGGCCCAGGGCCATGATCCCAATCTCTCCCTGCTCCTAGGCATTCACT CAGCACAGCACCCAGAGACTCAGCTAGATTTGCAGAAGCCAGATGTGATCAAGAGGAAACTAGAGGAGGTTCAACAGCTGCGTCGTGACATTGAGGACTTAAGGACCACCATGTCAGACAGATATGCCCAGGACATGGGAGAAAACTGTGTCACACAGTGA
- the CEP85 gene encoding centrosomal protein of 85 kDa isoform X2 → MLLHSLLCIGSRQQQRKIPQKLAQITVMAMQEKYPTEGISHITSPSSNVIQKGSSLGTEWQTPVISEPFRSRFSRCSSVADSGDTAIGTSCSDIAEDFCSSSSSPPFQPIKSHVTIPTAHVMPSTLGTSPAKPNSTPVGPSSSKLPLSGLAESVGMTRNGDLGAMKLSPGLSRDLVYLSGAPGENGIEQSWFPAVGHERQEEARKFDIPSMDSTLNQSAMMETLYSDPHHRVRFHNPRTSTSKELYKVLPEAKKAPGSGAVFERNGPHSNSSGVLPLGLQPAPGLSKPLPSQVWQPSPDTWHPREQSCELSTCRQQLELIRLQMEQMQLQNGAICHHPAAFAPSLPILEPAQWISILNSNEHLLKEKELLIDKQRKHISQLEQKVRESELQVHSALLGRPAPFGDVCLLRLQELQRENTFLRAQFAQKTEALSREKIDLEKKLSASEVEVQLIRESLKVALQKHSEEVKKQEERVKGRDKHINNLKKKCQKESEQNREKQQRIETLERYLADLPTLEDHQKQSQQLKDSELKSTELQEKVTELESLLEETQAICRDRETQLESLRQREAEFSSAGHSLQDKQSVEETSGEGPEVEMESWQKQYDSLQKIVEKQQQKMDQLRSQVQSLEQEVAQEEGTSQALREEAQRRDSALQQLRTAVKELSVQNQDLIEKNLTLQEHLRQAQPGSPPSPDTAQLALELYQELASCLQDLQAVCSIVTQRAQGHDPNLSLLLGIHSQHPETQLDLQKPDVIKRKLEEVQQLRRDIEDLRTTMSDRYAQDMGENCVTQ, encoded by the exons TTGGCTCAGATAACTGTGATGGCCATGCAGGAGAAATATCCAACTGAGGGGATCTCTCACATCACTTCACCAA GTTCCAATGTGATTCAGAAGGGCAGTTCCCTGGGGACTGAATGGCAGACCCCAGTTATCTCGGAGCCCTTTCGGAGCCGCTTCAGCCGCTGTTCAAGTGTAGCCgacagtggggacacagccattGGTACATCATGCTCAGATATTGCAGAGG ATTTTTGCAGCTCAAGTAGCAGTCCTCCTTTCCAGCCCATCAAAAGCCATGTAACCATTCCAACAGCCCATGTGATGCCTTCTACTTTAGGGACCTCTCCTGCCAAGCCAAATTCTACACCTGTTGGACCCTCTTCCTCCAAACTCCCTTTGTCAGGGTTGGCTGAAAGTGTGGGAATGACAAGAAATGGAGACCTCGGTGCAATGAAACTTTCTCCGGGCCTATCTAGAGATCTCGTGTATCTCTCTGGTGCTCCTGGAGAAAATGGAATTGAGCAGTCCTGGTTTCCAGCGGTGGGCCATGAAAGAcaagaagaggcaaggaagttTGATATTCCTAGCATGGACTCTACCCTCAATCAGTCGGCAATGATGGAGACACTTTATTCAGATCCTCACCACCGAGTCCGCTTCCACAACCCAAGAACCAGCACAAGCAAGGAGTTGTACAAAGTGTTGCCTGAGGCCAAGAAGGCACCGGGCAGCGGGGCAGTGTTTGAGCGGAATGGGCCACATTCTAATAGCAGTGGGGTCCTCCCTTTGGGACTCCAGCCTGCTCCCGGGCTCTCCAAGCCTCTGCCCTCTCAGGTGTGGCAGCCGAGTCCTGACACTTGGCATCCCCGAGAGCAATCTTGTGAACTCAGCACTTGTCGGCAGCAGCTGGAATTGATCCGTTTACAGATGGAGCAAATGCAG CTTCAGAACGGAGCCATCTGCCACCATCCTGCTGCTTTTGCTCCTTCACTGCCCATCTTAGAGCCAGCACAGTGGATCAGCATCTTGAACAGTAATGAACACCTTCTGAAGGAAAAAGAGCTTCTCATTGATAA GCAGAGGAAACACATCTCTCAGCTGGAACAGAAAGTGCGAGAGAGCGAACTGCAAGTCCACAGTGCCCTCTTGGGCCGCCCTGCCCCATTTGGTGATGTCTGCTTGCTGAGGCTACAG GAATTGCAGCGAGAAAACACTTTCTTACGTGCACAGTTTGCACAGAAGACAGAAGCCTTGAGCAGAGAAAAGATTGACCTTGAAAAGAAACTTTCTGCTTCTGAAGTTGAAGTCCAGCTCATCAGAGAGTCGCTCAAAGTGGCGTTGCAGAAGCATTCTGAGGAagtgaagaaacaggaagaaagg GTCAAAGGTCGcgataaacatataaataatttgaaaaagaaatgtcagaaGGAATCAGAGCAGAACCGGGAGAAGCAGCAGCGTATTGAGACCTTGGAGCGCTACCTGGCTGACCTGCCCACCCTGGAAGACCATCAGAAGCAGAGCCAGCAG CTTAAGGATTCTGAGTTGAAGAGCACAGAGCTGCAGGAGAAAGTGACTGAGCTGGAGAGTTTGCTGGAGGAGACCCAGGCAATCTGCAGAGACAGGGAGACTCAACTGGAAagcctgaggcagagagaagcagAATTTTCCTCTGCTGGACATAG CCTGCAAGATAAACAGTCTGTGGAGGAGACCAGTGGAGAAGGTCCAGAAGTGGAAATGGAGTCCTGGCAGAAGCAATACGATTCGCTCCAAAAG ATTGTGGAGAAGCAGCAACAGAAGATGGATCAGTTGCGCTCACAAGTACAG AGCCTAGAGCAGGAAGTGGCTCAAGAAGAAGGAACAAGCCAGGCCCTGAGAGAGGAGGCCCAACGAAGGGATTCAGCCCTGCAGCAGCTGCGCACAGCCGTGAAGGAG CTTTCAGTGCAAAACCAGGACTTGATTGAGAAGAATCTGACACTCCAGGAACACCTGCGCCAGGCCCAACCAGGGTCTCCACCTTCACCAGACACAGCCCAGCTGGCACTTGAGCTGTACCAGGAGTTGGCTAGTTGCCTTCAAGATCTGCAGGCTGTCTGTAGCATTGTGACCCAGAGGGCCCAGGGCCATGATCCCAATCTCTCCCTGCTCCTAGGCATTCACT CACAGCACCCAGAGACTCAGCTAGATTTGCAGAAGCCAGATGTGATCAAGAGGAAACTAGAGGAGGTTCAACAGCTGCGTCGTGACATTGAGGACTTAAGGACCACCATGTCAGACAGATATGCCCAGGACATGGGAGAAAACTGTGTCACACAGTGA
- the CEP85 gene encoding centrosomal protein of 85 kDa isoform X4, which translates to MAMQEKYPTEGISHITSPSSNVIQKGSSLGTEWQTPVISEPFRSRFSRCSSVADSGDTAIGTSCSDIAEDFCSSSSSPPFQPIKSHVTIPTAHVMPSTLGTSPAKPNSTPVGPSSSKLPLSGLAESVGMTRNGDLGAMKLSPGLSRDLVYLSGAPGENGIEQSWFPAVGHERQEEARKFDIPSMDSTLNQSAMMETLYSDPHHRVRFHNPRTSTSKELYKVLPEAKKAPGSGAVFERNGPHSNSSGVLPLGLQPAPGLSKPLPSQVWQPSPDTWHPREQSCELSTCRQQLELIRLQMEQMQLQNGAICHHPAAFAPSLPILEPAQWISILNSNEHLLKEKELLIDKQRKHISQLEQKVRESELQVHSALLGRPAPFGDVCLLRLQELQRENTFLRAQFAQKTEALSREKIDLEKKLSASEVEVQLIRESLKVALQKHSEEVKKQEERVKGRDKHINNLKKKCQKESEQNREKQQRIETLERYLADLPTLEDHQKQSQQLKDSELKSTELQEKVTELESLLEETQAICRDRETQLESLRQREAEFSSAGHSLQDKQSVEETSGEGPEVEMESWQKQYDSLQKIVEKQQQKMDQLRSQVQSLEQEVAQEEGTSQALREEAQRRDSALQQLRTAVKELSVQNQDLIEKNLTLQEHLRQAQPGSPPSPDTAQLALELYQELASCLQDLQAVCSIVTQRAQGHDPNLSLLLGIHSQHPETQLDLQKPDVIKRKLEEVQQLRRDIEDLRTTMSDRYAQDMGENCVTQ; encoded by the exons ATGGCCATGCAGGAGAAATATCCAACTGAGGGGATCTCTCACATCACTTCACCAA GTTCCAATGTGATTCAGAAGGGCAGTTCCCTGGGGACTGAATGGCAGACCCCAGTTATCTCGGAGCCCTTTCGGAGCCGCTTCAGCCGCTGTTCAAGTGTAGCCgacagtggggacacagccattGGTACATCATGCTCAGATATTGCAGAGG ATTTTTGCAGCTCAAGTAGCAGTCCTCCTTTCCAGCCCATCAAAAGCCATGTAACCATTCCAACAGCCCATGTGATGCCTTCTACTTTAGGGACCTCTCCTGCCAAGCCAAATTCTACACCTGTTGGACCCTCTTCCTCCAAACTCCCTTTGTCAGGGTTGGCTGAAAGTGTGGGAATGACAAGAAATGGAGACCTCGGTGCAATGAAACTTTCTCCGGGCCTATCTAGAGATCTCGTGTATCTCTCTGGTGCTCCTGGAGAAAATGGAATTGAGCAGTCCTGGTTTCCAGCGGTGGGCCATGAAAGAcaagaagaggcaaggaagttTGATATTCCTAGCATGGACTCTACCCTCAATCAGTCGGCAATGATGGAGACACTTTATTCAGATCCTCACCACCGAGTCCGCTTCCACAACCCAAGAACCAGCACAAGCAAGGAGTTGTACAAAGTGTTGCCTGAGGCCAAGAAGGCACCGGGCAGCGGGGCAGTGTTTGAGCGGAATGGGCCACATTCTAATAGCAGTGGGGTCCTCCCTTTGGGACTCCAGCCTGCTCCCGGGCTCTCCAAGCCTCTGCCCTCTCAGGTGTGGCAGCCGAGTCCTGACACTTGGCATCCCCGAGAGCAATCTTGTGAACTCAGCACTTGTCGGCAGCAGCTGGAATTGATCCGTTTACAGATGGAGCAAATGCAG CTTCAGAACGGAGCCATCTGCCACCATCCTGCTGCTTTTGCTCCTTCACTGCCCATCTTAGAGCCAGCACAGTGGATCAGCATCTTGAACAGTAATGAACACCTTCTGAAGGAAAAAGAGCTTCTCATTGATAA GCAGAGGAAACACATCTCTCAGCTGGAACAGAAAGTGCGAGAGAGCGAACTGCAAGTCCACAGTGCCCTCTTGGGCCGCCCTGCCCCATTTGGTGATGTCTGCTTGCTGAGGCTACAG GAATTGCAGCGAGAAAACACTTTCTTACGTGCACAGTTTGCACAGAAGACAGAAGCCTTGAGCAGAGAAAAGATTGACCTTGAAAAGAAACTTTCTGCTTCTGAAGTTGAAGTCCAGCTCATCAGAGAGTCGCTCAAAGTGGCGTTGCAGAAGCATTCTGAGGAagtgaagaaacaggaagaaagg GTCAAAGGTCGcgataaacatataaataatttgaaaaagaaatgtcagaaGGAATCAGAGCAGAACCGGGAGAAGCAGCAGCGTATTGAGACCTTGGAGCGCTACCTGGCTGACCTGCCCACCCTGGAAGACCATCAGAAGCAGAGCCAGCAG CTTAAGGATTCTGAGTTGAAGAGCACAGAGCTGCAGGAGAAAGTGACTGAGCTGGAGAGTTTGCTGGAGGAGACCCAGGCAATCTGCAGAGACAGGGAGACTCAACTGGAAagcctgaggcagagagaagcagAATTTTCCTCTGCTGGACATAG CCTGCAAGATAAACAGTCTGTGGAGGAGACCAGTGGAGAAGGTCCAGAAGTGGAAATGGAGTCCTGGCAGAAGCAATACGATTCGCTCCAAAAG ATTGTGGAGAAGCAGCAACAGAAGATGGATCAGTTGCGCTCACAAGTACAG AGCCTAGAGCAGGAAGTGGCTCAAGAAGAAGGAACAAGCCAGGCCCTGAGAGAGGAGGCCCAACGAAGGGATTCAGCCCTGCAGCAGCTGCGCACAGCCGTGAAGGAG CTTTCAGTGCAAAACCAGGACTTGATTGAGAAGAATCTGACACTCCAGGAACACCTGCGCCAGGCCCAACCAGGGTCTCCACCTTCACCAGACACAGCCCAGCTGGCACTTGAGCTGTACCAGGAGTTGGCTAGTTGCCTTCAAGATCTGCAGGCTGTCTGTAGCATTGTGACCCAGAGGGCCCAGGGCCATGATCCCAATCTCTCCCTGCTCCTAGGCATTCACT CACAGCACCCAGAGACTCAGCTAGATTTGCAGAAGCCAGATGTGATCAAGAGGAAACTAGAGGAGGTTCAACAGCTGCGTCGTGACATTGAGGACTTAAGGACCACCATGTCAGACAGATATGCCCAGGACATGGGAGAAAACTGTGTCACACAGTGA
- the CEP85 gene encoding centrosomal protein of 85 kDa isoform X3, producing MAMQEKYPTEGISHITSPSSNVIQKGSSLGTEWQTPVISEPFRSRFSRCSSVADSGDTAIGTSCSDIAEDFCSSSSSPPFQPIKSHVTIPTAHVMPSTLGTSPAKPNSTPVGPSSSKLPLSGLAESVGMTRNGDLGAMKLSPGLSRDLVYLSGAPGENGIEQSWFPAVGHERQEEARKFDIPSMDSTLNQSAMMETLYSDPHHRVRFHNPRTSTSKELYKVLPEAKKAPGSGAVFERNGPHSNSSGVLPLGLQPAPGLSKPLPSQVWQPSPDTWHPREQSCELSTCRQQLELIRLQMEQMQLQNGAICHHPAAFAPSLPILEPAQWISILNSNEHLLKEKELLIDKQRKHISQLEQKVRESELQVHSALLGRPAPFGDVCLLRLQELQRENTFLRAQFAQKTEALSREKIDLEKKLSASEVEVQLIRESLKVALQKHSEEVKKQEERVKGRDKHINNLKKKCQKESEQNREKQQRIETLERYLADLPTLEDHQKQSQQLKDSELKSTELQEKVTELESLLEETQAICRDRETQLESLRQREAEFSSAGHSLQDKQSVEETSGEGPEVEMESWQKQYDSLQKIVEKQQQKMDQLRSQVQSLEQEVAQEEGTSQALREEAQRRDSALQQLRTAVKELSVQNQDLIEKNLTLQEHLRQAQPGSPPSPDTAQLALELYQELASCLQDLQAVCSIVTQRAQGHDPNLSLLLGIHSAQHPETQLDLQKPDVIKRKLEEVQQLRRDIEDLRTTMSDRYAQDMGENCVTQ from the exons ATGGCCATGCAGGAGAAATATCCAACTGAGGGGATCTCTCACATCACTTCACCAA GTTCCAATGTGATTCAGAAGGGCAGTTCCCTGGGGACTGAATGGCAGACCCCAGTTATCTCGGAGCCCTTTCGGAGCCGCTTCAGCCGCTGTTCAAGTGTAGCCgacagtggggacacagccattGGTACATCATGCTCAGATATTGCAGAGG ATTTTTGCAGCTCAAGTAGCAGTCCTCCTTTCCAGCCCATCAAAAGCCATGTAACCATTCCAACAGCCCATGTGATGCCTTCTACTTTAGGGACCTCTCCTGCCAAGCCAAATTCTACACCTGTTGGACCCTCTTCCTCCAAACTCCCTTTGTCAGGGTTGGCTGAAAGTGTGGGAATGACAAGAAATGGAGACCTCGGTGCAATGAAACTTTCTCCGGGCCTATCTAGAGATCTCGTGTATCTCTCTGGTGCTCCTGGAGAAAATGGAATTGAGCAGTCCTGGTTTCCAGCGGTGGGCCATGAAAGAcaagaagaggcaaggaagttTGATATTCCTAGCATGGACTCTACCCTCAATCAGTCGGCAATGATGGAGACACTTTATTCAGATCCTCACCACCGAGTCCGCTTCCACAACCCAAGAACCAGCACAAGCAAGGAGTTGTACAAAGTGTTGCCTGAGGCCAAGAAGGCACCGGGCAGCGGGGCAGTGTTTGAGCGGAATGGGCCACATTCTAATAGCAGTGGGGTCCTCCCTTTGGGACTCCAGCCTGCTCCCGGGCTCTCCAAGCCTCTGCCCTCTCAGGTGTGGCAGCCGAGTCCTGACACTTGGCATCCCCGAGAGCAATCTTGTGAACTCAGCACTTGTCGGCAGCAGCTGGAATTGATCCGTTTACAGATGGAGCAAATGCAG CTTCAGAACGGAGCCATCTGCCACCATCCTGCTGCTTTTGCTCCTTCACTGCCCATCTTAGAGCCAGCACAGTGGATCAGCATCTTGAACAGTAATGAACACCTTCTGAAGGAAAAAGAGCTTCTCATTGATAA GCAGAGGAAACACATCTCTCAGCTGGAACAGAAAGTGCGAGAGAGCGAACTGCAAGTCCACAGTGCCCTCTTGGGCCGCCCTGCCCCATTTGGTGATGTCTGCTTGCTGAGGCTACAG GAATTGCAGCGAGAAAACACTTTCTTACGTGCACAGTTTGCACAGAAGACAGAAGCCTTGAGCAGAGAAAAGATTGACCTTGAAAAGAAACTTTCTGCTTCTGAAGTTGAAGTCCAGCTCATCAGAGAGTCGCTCAAAGTGGCGTTGCAGAAGCATTCTGAGGAagtgaagaaacaggaagaaagg GTCAAAGGTCGcgataaacatataaataatttgaaaaagaaatgtcagaaGGAATCAGAGCAGAACCGGGAGAAGCAGCAGCGTATTGAGACCTTGGAGCGCTACCTGGCTGACCTGCCCACCCTGGAAGACCATCAGAAGCAGAGCCAGCAG CTTAAGGATTCTGAGTTGAAGAGCACAGAGCTGCAGGAGAAAGTGACTGAGCTGGAGAGTTTGCTGGAGGAGACCCAGGCAATCTGCAGAGACAGGGAGACTCAACTGGAAagcctgaggcagagagaagcagAATTTTCCTCTGCTGGACATAG CCTGCAAGATAAACAGTCTGTGGAGGAGACCAGTGGAGAAGGTCCAGAAGTGGAAATGGAGTCCTGGCAGAAGCAATACGATTCGCTCCAAAAG ATTGTGGAGAAGCAGCAACAGAAGATGGATCAGTTGCGCTCACAAGTACAG AGCCTAGAGCAGGAAGTGGCTCAAGAAGAAGGAACAAGCCAGGCCCTGAGAGAGGAGGCCCAACGAAGGGATTCAGCCCTGCAGCAGCTGCGCACAGCCGTGAAGGAG CTTTCAGTGCAAAACCAGGACTTGATTGAGAAGAATCTGACACTCCAGGAACACCTGCGCCAGGCCCAACCAGGGTCTCCACCTTCACCAGACACAGCCCAGCTGGCACTTGAGCTGTACCAGGAGTTGGCTAGTTGCCTTCAAGATCTGCAGGCTGTCTGTAGCATTGTGACCCAGAGGGCCCAGGGCCATGATCCCAATCTCTCCCTGCTCCTAGGCATTCACT CAGCACAGCACCCAGAGACTCAGCTAGATTTGCAGAAGCCAGATGTGATCAAGAGGAAACTAGAGGAGGTTCAACAGCTGCGTCGTGACATTGAGGACTTAAGGACCACCATGTCAGACAGATATGCCCAGGACATGGGAGAAAACTGTGTCACACAGTGA